A portion of the Fulvia fulva chromosome 1, complete sequence genome contains these proteins:
- a CDS encoding Free methionine-R-sulfoxide reductase has product MVHADSSNFEAGVSKTAAYDQIIEQAEALFDCQRNWVSNTANAASLLWHCYHALPSPSNKVNWAGFYVADRATDQQLILGPFQGKVACQTIQFGKGVCGAAAASRTTQLVPDVEKFPGHIACDGDSKSEIVVPIVVKDKVAIIDIDCAIESGFDEEDRAKLEKLAAVLADACDW; this is encoded by the exons ATG GTGCACGCGGACTCTTCGAATTTTGAAGCAGGCGTGAGCAAGACAGCTGCCTACGACCAGATCATTGAGCAAGCAGAAGCTCTTTTTGACTGTCAGCGCAATTGGGT TAGCAACACAGCAAATGCCGCTTCCCTTCTGTGGCATTGCTATCATGCCCTGCCATCCCCTAGCAACAAAGTGAACTGGGCTGGATTTTACGTTGCAGATCGTGCAACTGATCAGCAACTCATCCTTGGGCCTTTTCAAGGCAAG GTCGCATGTCAGACCATCCAATTCGGAAAGGGGGTGTGTGGTGCTGCGGCAGCGAGTCGTACAACGCAGCTCGTACCCGATGTCGAGAAATTTCCTGGCCATATTGCGTGTGACGGAGACTCGAAAAGTGAGATTGTGGTACCCATAGTGGTGAAGGACAAGG TGGCCATCATTGATATCGATTGTGCGATTGAGAGCGGATTTGATGAGGAAGATAGAGCAAAGCTAGAAAAGCTGGCTGCCGTTCTTGCCGATGCCTGTGACTGGTAG
- a CDS encoding DNA polymerase alpha-associated DNA helicase A, which yields MKATDIAAFAGSQLSLLDKELQAELEETQLLTSKNAPITLQRAGLALLNLALSSQRTGFGGRTLLELSLDPAVSSSGELPEHGLRVGDICAVAEQPKGAERRKEREGMEKRGAEGVVTRTHKSAITIALDKEDVDVPTGKLWLVKLANDVTHRRLAQTMQRLQRMQPSEHSTLTQVLFGQTSISPVSHSELEKEVQWVDAALNDSQKDAIRFALAAPEVALIHGPPGTGKTHTLIELILQLLKRKLRLLVCGPSNISVDNIVERLGPHKVPMIRLGHPARLLPAVMSHSMEVLSRTSDAAAIVTDIRSEMDAKQASIRKTRNGRERKAIYGELKELRKEYRQREGRVVSDLLRRSNVVLSTLHGAGSYQLKDQKFDVVIVDEASQALEAQCWIPVVHSGTSKLVLAGDHLQLPPTIKSQNIKADKKPLKSATAADVAKLTLNDRKATPGDSKRTKEDPVNLETTLFDRLLSLHGEKIKRMLTTQYRMHEKIMQYPSEALYDSKLLAADAVKARLLRDLPYEVQSTDVTSEPLVFWDTQGGDFPEKIEDDEGGSKGKSSLLAESKVNELEALIVQRQVSSLVNAGVKADDIAIVTPYNGQLALLSQMLKKRFAGIELGSVDGFQGREKEAIIVSLVRSNPEHEVGFLGEKRRLNVAMTRPKRHLCIVGDSETISKGSKFLQAWMAFLEENADLRYPDLSELSQGDE from the exons ATGAAGGCGACAGATATCGCCGCCTTCGCGGGAAGCCAACTGTCGTTGCTCGACAAAGAGCTTCAAGCGGAGCTCGAAGAGACACAGCTATTGACGTCTAAAAACGCACCCATCACGCTACAACGCGCCGGGCTCGCGTTGCTCAACCTCGCGCTGTCGTCGCAGAGAACTGGCTTCGGAGGCAGGACGCTGCTCGAACTCAGTCTTGATCCAGCAGTCTCGAGTTCCGGCGAGCTGCCTGAACATGGCCTGCGCGTGGGTGACATCTGCGCTGTGGCCGAACAGCCAAAAGGCGCAGAGCGTCGAAAAGAGCGAGAAGGCATGGAGAAGCGAGGCGCTGAAGGCGTCGTCACTCGAACACACAAGTCTGCAATCACAATTGCACTTGACAAGGAAGACGTAGACGTGCCGACGGGCAAGTTGTGGCT TGTCAAACTGGCAAACGATGTCACCCATCGACGCCTCGCCCAGACTATGCAGAGATTGCAAAGGATGCAGCCATCGGAACACAGCACACTCACGCAGGTCCTCTTCGGCCAGACGTCCATCTCGCCAGTATCCCACTCCGAGCTCGAGAAGGAGGTGCAGTGGGTTGACGCTGCGCTGAACGACAGCCAGAAGGATGCTATTCGCTTCGCGCTCGCTGCACCCGAGGTCGCTCTTATACATGGTCCGCCGGGCACCGGGAAGACGCACACACTCATAGAGCTAATCCTGCAACTCTTGAAACGCAAACTACGCCTGTTGGTCTGTGGCCCGAGCAACATCAGTGTGGACAACATTGTTGAAAGACTTGGCCCCCACAAAGTGCCCATGATTCGCCTGGGCCATCCGGCTCGGTTGCTTCCCGCCGTCATGTCACACAGCATGGAGGTTCTTTCGCGAACTAGCGATGCTGCGGCCATTGTCACAGATATTCGATCCGAGATGGACGCCAAACAGGcatcgataaggaagacgCGCAATGGTCGGGAAAGAAAAGCCATCTACGGAGAGCTCAAAGAGCTGAGGAAGGAGTATCGGCAGCGCGAAGGACGTGTCGTGAGCGATCTCCTTCGCCGTAGCAACGTCGTTCTGTCTACCCTGCACGGTGCTGGCAGCTATCAGCTGAAAGACCAAAAGTTTGATGTGGTCATTGTGGACGAGGCCAGTCAAGCGCTCGAGGCTCAATGCTGGATTCCAGTGGTACACAGCGGAACATCGAAGCTCGTGCTAGCTGGTGACCATCTGCAGCTTCCG CCCACCATCAAATCCCAGAACATCAAAGCTGACAAAAAGCCGCTCAAGTCTGCGACTGCCGCAGATGTTGCGAAGCTGACACTGAATGACCGCAAGGCAACTCCAGGCGACTCGAAGCGGACCAAAGAAGATCCAGTCAATCTTGAAACAACGCTCTTCGACCGATTGTTGTCTCTGCACGGTGAGAAGATCAAGCGCATGCTGACGACGCAATACCGCATGCATGAGAAGATCATGCAATACCCGTCGGAGGCGCTTTACGACAGCAAACTCCTGGCCGCAGATGCAGTCAAGGCGAGACTGCTGAGAGACTTGCCTTACGAAGTTCAGTCTACGGATGTCACGTCTGAACCTTTGGTGTTCTGGGACACGCAAGGCGGGGACTTCCCCGAGAAAATCGAAGATGACGAGGGCGGCAGCAAGGGCAAGTCCAGTCTGCTTGCAGAGAGTAAGGTCAATGAGCTCGAGGCACTCATTGTGCAGCGACAAGTCTCCAGCCTTGTCAATGCAGGTGTCAAAGCAGATGATATTGCAATCGTGACCCCTTACAACGGCCAGCTAGCCTTGCTCTCCCAGATGCTGAAAAAACGCTTCGCCGGCATCGAATTGGGCAGTGTCGATGGCTTCCAAGGTCGCGAGAAGGAGGCCATCATTGTGAGTCTGGTTCGAAGCAACCCAGAGCACG AGGTCGGCTTTCTAGGCGAGAAGAGAAGGTTGAACG TCGCAATGACGCGACCTAAGCGCCATCTCTGTATTGTTGGCGATTCTGAGACTATCAGCAA AGGATCAAAGTTCTTGCAAGCTTGGATGGCATTCCTCGAAGAAAATGCAGACTTGAGATACCCAGACTTGTCTGAGCTGTCGCAAGGCGATGAATGA